Within the Gossypium raimondii isolate GPD5lz chromosome 12, ASM2569854v1, whole genome shotgun sequence genome, the region tcataaaaattacaatttaatttcggtcccctaaacaaattttcaaacttGTCCAGTATTTTGAATGTCATAAAATCATGAAGAGAGCTAGCAGGTAGCAGCAGCTGAAATGAAAGATGACATGTCGATTAACTCATAGCACtctacaaaatcaaatcttccGTTGGGTAGATGACATGATGGTGAGGAGGATGTGTCAGAGTGGAGTGATCTGCCCCAAAAGCTTCCAAATGCAAACTCCCCTCTACTAGACAGCTCCTCCAACACCTTCTCAGCTTCCTGTATACAACAACATTGAACCCCATATTGGGCATCTCCAAAACCAGCTTGCCTTAATTCTATACTCATGCTCATGCAACTTTTTGTAACTACTTCTAGTTGTACTTCTTGAAATAATCCATCCTTCATCTTCCCTTCCTTTCTTCGCCGTCCAATTAGTTTCTTCTTGGCATATTGTTTGGTTTTCTTAATGAGTTTGGCAGGAAATTTGAGGAAGACAAAGATGATGATCTGGAGAATCAGGCATTGGCTACAGCAGCATATGACTATACAATCAGCAGCAAGCATGTTGCACTCTTCCATCTCCATAGCTATCAATATGGTTGTCCAAGGAAGAAAAAGGGCTGCCCATGGAAAATAAATTGGTTGCACTTTCACAACTCATGTCATCATGTCTTGTTAAGGAATCAGTTCCTTCTCCTGTTTGGAGG harbors:
- the LOC105764596 gene encoding uncharacterized protein LOC105764596 produces the protein MEMEECNMLAADCIVICCCSQCLILQIIIFVFLKFPAKLIKKTKQYAKKKLIGRRRKEGKMKDGLFQEVQLEVVTKSCMSMSIELRQAGFGDAQYGVQCCCIQEAEKVLEELSSRGEFAFGSFWGRSLHSDTSSSPSCHLPNGRFDFVECYELIDMSSFISAAATC